In Perognathus longimembris pacificus isolate PPM17 chromosome 3, ASM2315922v1, whole genome shotgun sequence, a single window of DNA contains:
- the Elof1 gene encoding transcription elongation factor 1 homolog, producing the protein MGRRKSKRKPPPKKKMTGTLETQFTCPFCNHEKSCDVKMDRARNTGVISCTVCLEEFQTPITYLSEPVDVYSDWIDACEAANQ; encoded by the exons ATGGGACGCAGAAAGTCGAAACGGAAGCCTCCTCCCAAGAAGAAGATGACAGGCACCCTGGAGACCCAGTTCACCTGTCCCTTCTGTAACCACGAGAAGTCTTGTGATGTGAAAAT GGACCGTGCCCGCAACACCGGAGTCATCTCTTGTACTGTGTGCCTCGAGGAGTTTCAGACACCCATCACTT ATCTGTCAGAGCCTGTGGACGTGTACAGTGATTGGATAGACGCCTGTGAGGCGGCCAATCAGTAG
- the Cnn1 gene encoding calponin-1: MSSAHFNRGPAYGLSAEVKNKLAQKYDHRREQELREWIEGVTGRRIGNNFMDGLKDGIILCEFINKLQPGSVKKVNESTQNWHQLENIGNFIKAITKYGVKPHDIFEANDLFENTNHTQVQSTLLALASMAKTKGNKVNVGVKYAEKQERKFEPEKLREGRNIIGLQMGTNKFASQQGMTAYGTRRHLYDPKLGTDQPLDQATISLQMGTNKGASQAGMTAPGTKRQIFEPGLGMEHCDTLNVSLQMGSNKGASQRGMTVYGLPRQVYDPKYCLTPDYPELGEPTHNHHPHNYYNSA; the protein is encoded by the exons ATGTCCTCCGCTCACTTCAACCGAGGCCCTGCCTACGGGCTGTCTGCTGAGGTCAAGAACAAG CTGGCCCAGAAGTATGATCACCGCCGCGAACAGGAGCTGAGGGAGTGGATAGAAGGGGTGACGGGCCGGCGCATAGGCAACAACTTCATGGATGGCCTCAAAGACGGCATCATCCTTTGCGA ATTTATCAATAAGCTCCAGCCGGGCTCTGTGAAGAAGGTGAACGAGTCCACCCAAAACTGGCACCAG TTGGAGAACATCGGCAACTTCATCAAAGCCATCACTAAGTATGGGGTGAAACCGCACGACATCTTCGAGGCCAATGACCTGTTTGAGAACACCAACCACACGCAGGTGCAGTCCACGCTCCTGGCTCTGGCCAGCATG GccaagacaaaaggaaacaagGTGAACGTGGGGGTGAAATATGCTGAGAAGCAAGAGCGGAAATTTGAACCTGAGAAGCTAAGAGAAGGGCGGAATATCATTGGACTGCAG ATGGGCACCAACAAATTTGCCAGCCAGCAGGGCATGACGGCCTATGGCACCCGGCGCCACCTCTACGACCCCAAGCTGGGTACTGACCAGCCCCTGGACCAGGCCACCATCAGCCTGCAGATGGGCACCAATAAAGGAGCCAGCCAG GCTGGCATGACAGCGCCCGGGACTAAGCGGCAGATCTTCGAGCCCGGGCTGGGCATGGAACACTGCGACACGCTGAACGTCAGCCTCCAGATGGGCAGCAACAAGGGGGCGTCCCAGCGGGGCATGACTGTGTACGGGCTGCCACGCCAGGTCTACGACCCCAAATACTGCCTGACACCTGACtacccagagctgggggagccCACCCACAACCACCACCCGCACAACTACTACAACTCTGCctaa